The nucleotide window ATTATTTTTGTGTAAATTATACTATACTAAGATGGTGCATCTATTAATAATTTACCCAAAAGACCAAAACAACTTATAAAGCTGAGCTTCTTATAATAGTATCAGTACATATGTTTATTCGACAAGTTAATCCCACGAAGCCTTAAAATAAAAAAGAGTAGCTTTTTCTTCATTTCTGGTAAAAAGCACTACATTCTATCCGTTTTATTATTTGAAAAGTGTTCATAAGGTTGTCTACGACTTGCTTAGATCATTTTCACTACTCTGGTACAGAAATTTTTTCATTCTTGTTGTTAGTCTGAATAGGTCAGTAGAACTGGTTTAAGATAATGCCTGCACAAGTTAGTAAGAGTAAGAATGTATAGTATAGATTGATAGGTTAGTAGCAGAGTGAATAAAGTATCTTAAACCAGAATAGGAATGAGTTATCTGTATTGAGCAATCTTTAGGATAACGTAAGACTAATAAGAGGTTACCCAAGTGGTAACCTCTTTATGTATTTGTTTATCTCTGACACCTTAATCTGATACTAAACCCTCCTTAGTCAGGTATGAAAATATATGACGCACTGATTATCGGAGCTGGGCAAGCTGGAGTGCCACTGGCTAAAAAGCTTGCTCAATCTGGTAGAAAAACACTTCTTATAGAAAAACGAATCTTGGGTGGTACTTGTGTAAATGATGGATGTACCCCTACAAAAACACTGATAGCGTCCGGACGGATTGCATACTTAACCAGGCATAGTAAGGAATGGGGAGTGAACAAAGATAGTATCTCAATTGATATGCCATTTATTAAAAGGAGAAAAGATTCTATCATCTTGGGGTCACGCCAAGGGTTGGAAGAAGGAGTAGAAGATACTAAAGGATTGGATCTGTTGTATGGAGAAGCTGTGTTTACAGATTTCAAGACTGTTTCTGTTCAAGGTCGGGATGGTCAATCACAAGAAATCAAAGCTGAATACATCTTTATTAATACAGGTGCAACTCCTGTTATCCCAGAGATTGAAGGGCTTTCTAGTATACACTATTTCACATCTACCTCTATCTTGGATCTGGAGCAAGTGCCTGAGCACTTACTCATTGTTGGAGCTGGATATATTGCACTGGAGTTTGCTCAATTGTATAGAAGGCTAGGAAGTAAGGTAACAATTCTGGAGAAAAGCAACGCATTTCTTGCGAAAGAAGATGAAGATGTGGCAGATGAATTGCGAAAGATATTAGAAGAAGAAGGTATTCAGATAGAACTTAATGCTGAAATAAGTCAGGTGAAACCGTCAGGAGAAGGAAAGATACTTGCAACACTTAAAATAGATAACCAGTCCAATGAAATTGCCTGCTCACATTTGTTACTGGCCAGTGGACGAAAACCTCAAAGTGGGAGCTTGTCTCTTGATAAAACAGGTGTCAATATGGATGAGAAAGGACATATCGAAGTAAATGACCGATTGGAAACAAATGTTAGTGGAATCTATGCCTTGGGGGATGTAAAAGGTGGTCCGGCATTTACCCATGTTTCCTACAATGACTATGTGATTGTAAGTAAAAATCTGCTGAATAATACTAAACTAACTACTCAGGAGAGATTGATACCATACTGTATATTCACAGATCCTCAGTTAGGGCGGGTAGGACTATCAGAAAAGCAAGCACGTGAAAAAGGGTATGATATTAAGGTTGCTAAACTACCTATGGAACATGTGGCGCGAGCTCGGGAAACTGGGGAAACACGTGGTTTTATGAAGGCAGTCGTAGATGAAAAAACGAAACAAATACTAGGTGCTGCTATAATAGGAGTAGATGGAGGAGAAATTGTGTCTGTATTGCAAGTAGCTATGATGGGTAAGCTCACATATGAGCAAATACGAGATGGGGTTTTTGCTCATCCCACATTTTCCGAATCATTAAACAATCTCTTTATGTCGCTAGACTAAGAACACCTGGTTATTCATACATAATTCTTATATACTATGTTAAGCTCAAACACGAAAGATTTTTTGCAGGCGGCTATTATTGGGGGAATGGCTGGTTCAAGGACCAGTAGCGCACCTGCTGTTACCAGTATCTTATTGTCAAAAAATCCAACTAAAGCTTTTGCCCCTAAACTGATCCGGTTTTTAGGTAATCAGTCTGTGTCGCAAGTAATGCAGCTAATGGCGATTCCTGAACTCATCATTGATAAAGTTCCAACCGTTGGAGACAGGATTACACCTATGGGCGTTGCTTGTCGTATGGTGTCAGGAACCTTGTGTGGTGCATTACTTTACAGGTCCAGAAATCAGGATGTAGTTAAGGGAATGCTTATTGGAGGATTAGCTGCACTCGTCTCTACATATGCCTTATTCTATACCCGAAAGAAATTAGCAGAGAAAACACAAATACCTGATGCATTGTTGGGTACTGCAGAAGATGCTATTGTGGTTGCAGGTGGTAAATGGCTTGTAAATTCTGCATAAAGTCATATCACCTCTTCTAAAAATTATATATTAAATTAGAAAGCCCTGATATAGTTTCAGGGCTTTCTTCATATACATATTTCATCCTTAATTCTATTCCGTCTGTTTTTAATCCATTTTTGTCATACTGACAATTATCTTTTTTATCTATCTATTTATATAATGTAATCAATTTTTTCAGGCAGTATCGTATAATATTACTATTTGTACTATAAATGTTTTATTTTTAAAATTTTTTATAAATGCTAAAAATAGTAATATTGTATCTACACAACAGCCTGTTAT belongs to Xanthocytophaga agilis and includes:
- a CDS encoding mercuric reductase, with protein sequence MKIYDALIIGAGQAGVPLAKKLAQSGRKTLLIEKRILGGTCVNDGCTPTKTLIASGRIAYLTRHSKEWGVNKDSISIDMPFIKRRKDSIILGSRQGLEEGVEDTKGLDLLYGEAVFTDFKTVSVQGRDGQSQEIKAEYIFINTGATPVIPEIEGLSSIHYFTSTSILDLEQVPEHLLIVGAGYIALEFAQLYRRLGSKVTILEKSNAFLAKEDEDVADELRKILEEEGIQIELNAEISQVKPSGEGKILATLKIDNQSNEIACSHLLLASGRKPQSGSLSLDKTGVNMDEKGHIEVNDRLETNVSGIYALGDVKGGPAFTHVSYNDYVIVSKNLLNNTKLTTQERLIPYCIFTDPQLGRVGLSEKQAREKGYDIKVAKLPMEHVARARETGETRGFMKAVVDEKTKQILGAAIIGVDGGEIVSVLQVAMMGKLTYEQIRDGVFAHPTFSESLNNLFMSLD
- a CDS encoding DUF4126 family protein, with amino-acid sequence MLSSNTKDFLQAAIIGGMAGSRTSSAPAVTSILLSKNPTKAFAPKLIRFLGNQSVSQVMQLMAIPELIIDKVPTVGDRITPMGVACRMVSGTLCGALLYRSRNQDVVKGMLIGGLAALVSTYALFYTRKKLAEKTQIPDALLGTAEDAIVVAGGKWLVNSA